Proteins encoded by one window of Nitrospirota bacterium:
- a CDS encoding polysaccharide deacetylase family protein: MDRYISFTLIFFLVSCSGAPPKDSSVNINSKPLVTFVFDDGNETDYTVARDIFKSHAEVACAAITTNWLDTKDYLSASQLAELQKDGWEILSHTESHPNLRALSGSKVETELSGSKSVLENLGLTVRNLVYPYNKTNQMVKKIAEKYYRSAREGGSMLNPYILDRYELKSYSIKHDLGKMESYIDNAYSEKKWLIFYHHQIDAKLKISDKNGNFISGENLLFQPSGAVGKYTDNGFVFMGRAISFVPLGGIPQANDTIKGQTSGATCKLDRVIYNEKEDINDMIEYIQKKYPGMRIVTIDKGLDLMGIQ; this comes from the coding sequence ATGGACCGGTATATCAGCTTTACATTGATATTTTTTCTCGTTTCATGCAGCGGGGCCCCCCCCAAAGATTCATCTGTGAATATAAATTCAAAACCGCTTGTCACGTTTGTCTTTGACGACGGCAATGAGACGGATTACACGGTTGCCAGGGATATTTTTAAATCACATGCCGAGGTCGCCTGCGCCGCTATCACAACAAATTGGCTTGACACTAAAGACTATTTAAGCGCCTCACAACTTGCGGAACTTCAAAAGGACGGCTGGGAAATATTGAGCCATACGGAATCTCATCCAAACCTGAGGGCACTGTCCGGAAGTAAGGTTGAGACTGAATTGTCCGGGTCAAAATCAGTCCTTGAGAACCTCGGACTGACTGTTAGAAATCTCGTTTATCCATATAACAAAACAAATCAGATGGTCAAGAAAATTGCAGAGAAATATTACAGGTCGGCAAGAGAAGGGGGCAGCATGTTGAACCCTTATATTTTAGACAGGTATGAACTGAAATCTTACTCTATTAAACACGATCTCGGCAAAATGGAAAGCTATATTGACAATGCGTATTCTGAGAAAAAATGGCTGATCTTCTACCACCATCAGATCGATGCAAAATTAAAAATATCAGATAAAAACGGTAATTTTATATCAGGAGAAAATTTACTCTTCCAGCCTTCAGGCGCAGTGGGCAAATATACTGACAATGGATTTGTTTTCATGGGCCGTGCAATATCTTTTGTCCCTCTTGGGGGAATTCCACAGGCAAATGATACAATCAAAGGCCAGACGAGCGGGGCCACATGCAAGTTAGACAGGGTAATCTATAATGAGAAAGAAGATATTAATGACATGATCGAATATATCCAAAAAAAATACCCCGGCATGCGGATAGTGACAATCGATAAGGGGCTGGACTTGATGGGGATACAGTAA
- a CDS encoding cobalamin B12-binding domain-containing protein — protein sequence MRILFIHPFGSNWIEGSKDRILMANRSAPIGILSIMAFLMKQGIEVDILNCNAPARLAGTEETMRRVRDFRPLLAGFTATTSSFLDAYRQAEEIKRVYPDIGTVFGGVHVSALKESVLASFPAIDFLIIGEGEKAMSELALGVKPENIQGLIFRSGKEIQSNGFRTDLCELDDLPFPAFNKLEGFPGAYHPPLYNYPHAPCSTIISSRGCPYQCSYCDRSVFRRSFRFNSAVYLYEHMAFLKKEFKIRHVFFYDDLFTFHRKRIEEFCRLLQAKPLHMTFNCAVRLGHIDDDLLKMLKASGCWMVSLGIESGDQEILSRHKSNADLGEMKKTVKQIQRNGLRVKGLFIMGLPGETEKTIKTTSDFIAELELDDMNMTKFTPFPGAPIFKTIHEEGVFNEDWELMNCLNFVFVPKGIESKERLEELYKQFIKRFYTSKNWVRKFGPLMFKSPHSTYRMIKNLPSFLKIRKDFEPKDEH from the coding sequence ATGAGAATACTATTTATCCATCCATTCGGTTCAAACTGGATCGAGGGCAGCAAAGACAGGATCCTCATGGCCAACCGCAGCGCGCCTATCGGCATACTGTCTATAATGGCGTTCCTGATGAAGCAGGGGATCGAAGTGGATATCCTGAATTGTAACGCCCCGGCCAGGCTGGCAGGGACAGAGGAAACCATGAGACGCGTCCGGGACTTCAGGCCGTTGCTTGCAGGGTTTACCGCAACCACTTCCAGTTTTCTCGATGCGTACAGGCAGGCGGAGGAGATCAAAAGAGTCTACCCTGATATCGGGACCGTCTTTGGAGGCGTTCACGTCTCAGCGCTGAAAGAGAGCGTACTCGCATCCTTTCCAGCCATAGATTTTCTGATAATAGGCGAGGGAGAAAAAGCCATGTCAGAGCTTGCCCTGGGCGTTAAGCCTGAGAATATACAGGGGTTGATCTTCCGCAGCGGAAAAGAGATACAATCGAATGGCTTTCGTACTGATCTATGTGAGCTTGATGACCTCCCCTTTCCTGCCTTCAATAAACTTGAGGGCTTTCCCGGTGCGTATCATCCGCCGCTTTATAACTACCCGCATGCCCCATGCTCGACAATCATTTCCAGCCGGGGCTGCCCTTACCAATGCTCATACTGCGACCGTTCTGTTTTTCGCAGGAGTTTCCGCTTTAACTCCGCAGTATATCTATATGAACACATGGCGTTCCTGAAAAAAGAATTTAAAATAAGACATGTTTTTTTCTATGACGACTTATTCACTTTCCATCGCAAGCGGATTGAGGAGTTTTGCCGTTTATTGCAGGCCAAGCCCCTGCACATGACATTTAATTGCGCGGTAAGGCTGGGACACATTGATGACGATCTGTTGAAGATGCTCAAGGCCTCCGGATGCTGGATGGTCAGCCTGGGCATTGAGTCAGGGGACCAGGAAATACTCAGCAGACACAAATCGAACGCCGATTTAGGCGAGATGAAAAAAACAGTAAAACAGATCCAGAGAAACGGGCTCCGGGTAAAAGGCCTTTTTATTATGGGGCTGCCGGGAGAGACTGAGAAAACCATAAAAACTACGTCTGATTTTATCGCGGAATTAGAGCTGGATGACATGAACATGACAAAATTTACTCCCTTCCCTGGCGCGCCCATATTTAAGACCATTCATGAAGAGGGTGTTTTTAATGAGGATTGGGAATTAATGAACTGCCTGAATTTTGTCTTTGTCCCAAAAGGGATTGAATCAAAAGAAAGGCTTGAAGAACTATACAAGCAATTTATAAAAAGGTTCTATACGAGTAAGAACTGGGTCAGGAAGTTTGGGCCTCTTATGTTTAAATCACCTCACAGCACTTACAGAATGATAAAAAACCTGCCTTCATTCCTGAAGATCAGAAAGGACTTCGAGCCGAAGGATGAACATTGA
- a CDS encoding acyl carrier protein → MAMAQNLAQIKKDLKEMLVTGLSLEDIKPEDIKDDEMLFGDGLGLDSLDAVEIVVLLQRNFGLEVKDMENRKEIFTSIDTLANYVFENRKKAS, encoded by the coding sequence ATGGCAATGGCACAGAATTTAGCGCAGATAAAGAAGGATTTAAAAGAGATGCTTGTAACCGGTTTATCACTGGAAGACATCAAGCCTGAAGATATTAAGGACGACGAGATGCTGTTCGGTGACGGGCTGGGGCTGGATTCCCTGGACGCAGTAGAGATTGTTGTTCTGCTTCAGCGCAACTTCGGGTTAGAGGTCAAGGACATGGAAAACCGGAAGGAAATTTTTACCTCCATTGATACCCTTGCGAATTACGTATTTGAGAACAGGAAAAAAGCTTCTTAG